The Pieris napi chromosome 4, ilPieNapi1.2, whole genome shotgun sequence DNA segment ttgtatgagTTTGAACGTAATTTTATGACGTTCGATATATTATGACATCAAAGCCATTATGATATCACTTTCAACTGTCGCAAATTGTATtgatgtaataaaaaacaataaacattttatcagTGTTAATTATTGATGCATGAATGATTTATGCCCCGTATTCATggtaaacatttgtttagCAACAGTTGCTAAACATTGTTGGTGAGCGGCGAGAATGTTGCTAGCAACTATGTTTAAATCAATACAGGTTGTCCACACGCCAGTCTGCGTTAAAATGTTGCCCGAGGAGGTAGTGTTGTTGTGTTCTCTGTATCAGATGTATAGAatctctaataaaaaaaagagaaaaagatGGTGGATTCGAAATTATCTTTTGCAAAGAGAAAATTTGATGAGTGACCTCAGAATGACAGATGGATCATTTTGTAACTTTACGAGAATGTCGAAAAGTGATTTCGAACATCTTCTAGAAATGATTGGTCCATCAATAGCCAAAAGGGAAACAAATATTCGTCAGCCAGTTTCACCTCAAACGAGGCTGGCTATTACATTACGGTATCTTGCAACTGGAGATTCATACAGTTCTCTTTCATACACATTCAGAGTATCAAAACAATTGATTAGCAAAATTATACCAGATGTATGTCAAGAACTAATTAACTCACTAGCAGGATATGTCAAGGTACAAGAACACTATTTGTGTaatcaagtattttattaattaaaaaacacaaaaaaaaaacagtgtatGCTATTGCGTTGATTCATCACTGAGATAGTTAACTAAGTTTAGTATAGCCGAATCTTCTGTTTCGTCTCGTAATGCATATCTAGTCTATTTGTTTCGTGTCTCTCAATTTCCCTTATTTCAGTTTCCTGAACATTATTTGGTGTTGATGATGGATGAGAAGATGCCGTTTGATATCCATATGTATTATATCGTcccatttttaattcatacagtatattattaatatggtaCTTTGCCTGTGTCACGGCTTGGTCATCTTTAACACTTCTTAATTCAGCAGCAATATATTCACCATATATATCAAATGGATCCTTCTTCTCCCTTTCATCCATCTTTTTTTTAGCACTTTTCAAAACCtctaatatttcatttgattCATCTGTCTTATTTCTTTTCCTCGAAGATGTAGATGTTGTAGCATTCGGCCTTGGTGATTGAGATGGCTCTGACTCCATACCACTTTCAAGTGCATTGTTTTCATCTACctgtaaattattatcttattatatatttatttattttttaggttcCAAGTTCGGAACAAGAATGGAAACAAATAAGTCGTGAATTCGAAATACGATGGAATTTTCCACATTGCATTGGGGCCATTGATGGGAAACACGTTATGATTGTGGCGCCAAATAATTCTGGAAGTGAAtactacaattataaaaatcagttCAGCATGGTACTTATGGCAATTGCAGATGGCAATTACAACTTTATTTACGCAAATTATGGAGCTAAGGGTCGGTCGTCCGACAGTGGAATATTTCAAGAAACACCGTTTTATAATGCATTGTTAGAAAACTCACTTAAACTGCCACGGCCTGAACCAATAACACAAGGCGGAACAGAAATGCCGTATGTAATTGTAGGTGACAGTGCTTTCGCGCTAACGGAGAACATCATGAAACCATATCCTGGCATTCATGAACGTGGGAACAAAAAGCGTATATTCAATTACAGACTATCAAGAGCTAGGAGGAttatagaaaatgtttttggCATTTTATGTGTGGTGTTCCGTGTATTCACTAAACCTATTCCGTTAAAACCAGCCAATTGTGAACTCGTGGTAATTGCTTGtgtatatttacataacttcTTAAGACGTAACTCAGTTTCCAGATCCATATATACACCTCCACAAACTTTTGATTTTGAAGACTCTGAAGGTAACCTATTAGAAGGTTCTTGGCGAAGGGAACTAAGTTCGTTTCCTATGATTGATTTGCAAAGACGGGGCAGGCCTGCATCACAATCAGCTCTTTGTATTAGAGAACAGTTTGCCGATTACTTTATAACTCCAGAGGGAAGAGTTCCATGGCAAAATAATGTAgcgtaattgtaataattttacagacaatagtataaaacaattatatacaaaaacaacttACTGTTTTATTCATAGTATCCGTTTCACCAGAAGTAGTTGCaccacataacaaaaattccaATGGCTCGTAATAAATCCATTTACATTTTTCTATTGCGCCGCTGCCTGTAGTTTTTTTTGCCGACATCTTTTTTTTCTCTCTAGTAAATTGAGTACGCAGTACATGTATTTTAGTTTCTACGTCTTTTTTGGGTATATTTAGGACTTGAGAAATTTCTTCGAATGCATCGTTCTTTTTGTTTCTAtctttgtattgttttatagaacaatCCCATAATAATGGTTTTGAttgaaataattctattaattgcattattttatcattgctCCACACTACTGCCATGTTTATAAACTGTTGCAAACTCGTCCACACACGTCAACAATTGTCGCTAAACTGATGTTTACGCTTGTCGGGCGAGAGCTTGTCAACATGATGCTGTCAACTCTGCAACACGCAGTGTTGCCAGCAACATGTTGACAGCAACTCCGCAACACGATGATTCAACTTTGTTGCTCAACAAATGTTTCCCATGAATACGGGGCATTAGTCAGTGTGTTTATAGGTCTTTATTGTCagaaaatcaaatataactcatacatattaatattgattataatgggtttttcttattataaccTACTGTTTTGTCCTTAATATGGCGTGTGCTATCACTATACAATAGTCTTGTAaactaattaaagaaaatgtagAACGATGGAATCTTCTTGGTGAACATTTTGCCTTGCAGATACATCTAGTcgaagtttaaaaattatgtcaacACATTATAAGCTATAGAAAAactgttataatatatttgttattgtttgaaatttcTATCTCGAATTTTTTgatataagaatatataaaatgtattacagGTGTATCAGGTCCGGAGGACGAACTGCTAAACGACTCAATGAGTCCACCATGTACTGTGCGGGAACGTCTCTCCCCTAGCCCGGGCTCCCGATATCCCAGCCCTGATAAAGACTCCAGTAAGTAACCTTTTTAATGCATCCCACTCTATTATTATAGGTCAGTTACCCGTCAAAGTTattatggtctaagatcccgatatacaacgaccttcaccaagatgcttatttaatgaaacgtattttatatttaatctaatatgtcaataaatataatccatatgggttgcctggcaaatttcagtccagagtattttaattaatattaaaaaaatatattattttaaacatttcaccggtatggttattagataaattctataccaatcgaaagtatgaagcccattgaatatgcaaacgttaggttgtttttaatcaattaattatttgagtgtatattttttatgtgacactaaagtatatatacaactttagtaaaaaagaaagttatagtggtacatatataatactaccctgattaaaaatattgattgaaaaaaatttaaaaaatgtactaggtacatgcaaattataaaaaaattttttttttaaatattaatgatacatactctggactgaaatttgctaggcaacccatatggattatatttattgacatattaaattaaatataaaatacgtttcattaaataagcatctcggtgaaggtcgttgtatatcgggatcttatactatgtattatagaaaaaacaatacaaGTAGGTACTTTTCTTCTATGCATTTTATGCcatgatttaataataagtttagtATGAAACTATATGCGTCATCTTTTGTTTCGTATTTCGTTATAcgattgtatataaataaatatatattttatagcatTTTCAAGTCCCActgatattatatttgaaattagttGTGTGAGTAACGTAAAACATTGAATTAGGCACGAAGTCATCAGAAAACGTGACTAGTATGATCGAGAGCAGCATCTACTGCGCAAAAGTCAAGGAGCTGCGCACAAAACTGGCTGCCCAATTGGACGAGATgacgtaataattttatagatatgTATTATACTTTCTTTACAATATTGAGTTGAGCGCCACCTAGTCTATGTAAAGTAAAGATGAATAAGGCATTGTCTGTTTCAAAGACAATTTACTTTGTCTTTGTCTATTTTGTTTTGAGACAAAATCACTTTGCGAGCTAATGGCATTCTCATACAAAGTTACAAATTCCTTTGCTGGTAATGGGTCACGCTTGTCGTAATATGATTGATTGATTCTATTACAACatgcaataattatatttattcattaattctcttctaaaaacttatattacattcatattttgattaaacatattatctttaaaaatgtgTAACGGTTAAATACAATTGTAGTATAGTCCTCGAGAGACAGAACATATTGAACATTGACCCGGCGGATTTACCGAAAATGATGAGACGCTCCGTTGAATTCACGTCGCGGTTTAACAGAATTAACATATACCAGCTACAGAGACAGGTATCATGTTTTCCTCAGTAAcaaatcttaaataatatttgcgaTAAAACCGCgcgaattttttaaaacaattaatatattagttaGGATGTTTCTAAGTACTTTAATCGTACGCCctgaatagttttttttttttttttaaagacaattcacaccaattgacctagtcccatgctaagctggtgaaacttgtgttatgggtactaggcaacggatatacatacatattatagatagatataaatacatatttaaacacccaagacctaagaacaacaccaaatgctcatcacatcgatgttcgcctcagccggggatcgaacccgggacccatggattcgcagtcgggggtactaaccactagaccaatgagtcgtcgttACATTGAATTATAagttaaatgattaaaaatgaatagataatattttattgaaagagAATATTAGCGATAAGACCGCGtttgcattttaatttttataatattttttaaatgtttagaaGTGTAtggcatattttatatacttaacaaaagttttaaaaaagagAGTAGGTTTCTAAGTGTCCTCGATATTGACattgaattataaattttatctaattCAAGGGATGAAATTATACTTTACCATAAACAGACGAACTTAATTAacgtatttatatatctaatattgaCTTTGGTTTACGCAACTACTATACAAAACATGTTAATAATCGGAAATTCATTACATTCGTCGAGATATGTGAATGAAATGAATGCGTCAAATCATATTTTCAGTTGCAAGATATAAAAAGGAACGATTCACAAGCGATGCCGTTCGCAAAGCACACGCAATTTCAAACTCAGCTGGTGAGAATTGTGTCGCTACATCAGAACGCACTTCATTCACTTCAGGTACACTAATCATTCTAATTAGTCTAATTGTAGATTAGAGATATACATAGAGAGCAAACTAAGTTTAGAAAAGAGACAATGTAGAAGAACATTGAAAAATTCGTCAAATGAAAAGATTATCGTGCAAGTTGTCAAAAACTGAATTTGTCTAATTTcatcatttattttctaaactgTTGATATGCAAATGTTATAGAACACATAAAAAGGCTGTTATATTTATCTTTGCCAAGTATCTTTCATTAAGATTGcattggaaataaatttcttatataataaagtatttaaatagttaataaagATGTCGGTAGATAGAGACACAGATCCTACTACCGCCAAAGGAATTTGTATGAGAATTAAATTAGCTTACGctttgtcacgtgaccatttccatacaaattcGTTTGGCGATAGTGGGCACGCTTGTCGTGATTTTGTCTCAAGCCCCTGGGCtcttaaagtaaaattatatcattaatgtttaacaagaataaatattaatgtcaTCATTCATGATGAATTTCATTCAGCTTGAGGAACCTTTAATTTCGCCTCAAtaagtgttcagaggagttgtttggAAGCacacctgcagctgagttttatcATCGGACGTTAAGGCAGAATAGGAAATTCCTCcggtatcaccttgacgtccgtcgttccacaactgccctgcgattctgtatctcacttttcaaactcacacagcggttttcgtaacggcggtcgctctcaaatcagtcgtgaagcagtcattttatgatttggcattctgataaacaataaactacaagctcctaccttttcagaatgccaaatcataaaatgcatgcttcacgactgatttgagagcgaccgctgatgcgaaaaccgctgtgtgagttacagaatcgcagggcagagcGTTATTTAAGATAGTTTTTGCCGCACACCAACAAGTTCCAAGCTACCCACAAGTTTACGAACCAATTCGAactagggtccttcaagaaaagagcgtaccaattcttaaaagactgGCAACAACCCACGCGTTAGTTCTTTAGCACATTAACGGtcatttgaaataatatttctacttAATCTTCAGGTGTTCATGAAGTCTTTTCCGCAAACGCTTTGTATCCGCGAGAGCGGTGTGGCGCTAAGGTCCCTAGCGTGTATGATGCATGAAGTCACGAACGTGTGTTCTGCCCTCACTGCCCCGCCCGCGTTGGTCGCCGCAAATCGCCTTTATAATGATGTATGCATAACTAATACTTTTCCAGCAAATAATTTGACATAGGTTTTTAATAAgacatagtttttaatttccccgtactagactatctaaagttagtaattcttttttggggaaagggatactcttctttaataaaatcccagaggctcttttatctctgccttacaataaatttaagaaatgtattaaagaaaagctgtgtaaaaaggcttactataaagtcaacgattatctagttgataaaagggcctgggactagtgctagacaggctacttctaattaatttgcgatatttgttttaaataagtgttgtttgatgatttgctgttttaaaagagtacttaccgagagttttttacgccggctttttctctcggcctacaccctctgtcttctttgccgatgagtagagatgcctacaaattcaaatttaatgacgtggaataagtgatacatgtatcttatgttccataataaacatattttatttttttattttttaatatttgctaATAGCCAGGATTAGTTTATTTGGTGTGTATTAGAACAAAACATATGTTATGTCTGAAAtacatgtttatttttgtttattaagtattttatagtttaatttaataaagtttaccATAGATGACATATTCAAATGGAAGTCAAAAGTAATACTAAAAACCGTTTTGCTCTAAGCTACCTTTAATCAGACTTTTCATCCCTTAGGTGATAGGTTCGaaacccggctgtgcaccaatgttgtttctgtttatgtgcgcatttaacagtcGCTCGTATGGCCTTAGACCCATTAATTCGGCGACAGaatgctgatcacctacttgctacagaaatctaaggtcCAACCTTAAAGGTTGTTGCGCCACtagttttttcttaaatcAGACGTAGTCAGTTTATGaaatattgaaacaaaaataacaattttagtCTTAGTTGTGCAGGAAATCTCTTATGAAATATCAATGTTTTTCAGGGTTTGCCGAGTGCCAATGATAAATTGTTGAATGCTGTCGAGGATTACACAATTAGGATGACTGAATATTTGAATAGCACTGATAATACCGTATGTACTATGTAATTTGTCATACCTTATGTCCGTAATATAACCATTATGGTTCCATTATGGTACACGAAATTCCATGAAtacattacaatttaaaataacgttAAAAAGCCATTAAAATCCACCATATCTGCCATATGTTGTCATAAAAAGACCGTAATGTCCACAAAATTCCATTAATGAAcagtattacatattatacttTATTGCACGTTATGGTCCAAAAAATGTTAAGAGTACACGAagaattaacataataataaaaatattacctaaGAACAATTAAGTTAACTTAAGTGAAGTTAAGACCAACTAACGGTATTCTTGCTTTTATCAGAGCATGTCATATTCTCGCCGTTCCAAGAAGTCGAGGCGAGGAAGAAAGTCGATTGGATCGTGTTCCAAGTCTGGCAAATCATGTGAGTCTaagtcaaataatttatttcaattagaccatctaaaatggcacttttgaacgacaaaaaaaaaatatatatataaagaagattctagttgccccttccaaaaggtagtttcgtgtggagaagaatgggcaagaaactccacacttactcttttaaaataggtttacaatattttgttacatttgttaaataattatatgtgaagacaatgtactcttagcataaactactatactaaaaaagttagtatacatgttcctcacatatttacaaatatcgaaaccgtagaattttaacattaaaaagtaataaaaatatttaaaaaaacacaacaaaacagtgtgtgagatacaaaaaaaaattacatttgtagcattataaataaaaaaaaaataataataataataacaaaaatatgctaaagcaaaaaatcagtCTCTTTTATCACACTAATAGTCTCTGTCCCTCTATTATAAAGTATCTTCTTCAGTCGCActcttcatttctgaaggtCGTGTGAGTGGTGCCGCACAACTTCCGCACTCTCCCCTGTCTTTTGCAAACCTCTGCGCCTAGGTAGTAAGACCCGTAAGGGCCTTTACTTAATCAGTACAGCGAGTAGGGGATCCACCTCGAGGTCTGGTGCCCTCCTCTCTGCCAGTCACGAAGAGTTTTTCTAGACATTCTGGATCTGCGTGTCCAAAAAACTCAGGATGCGTTGGTAACAAAGTGTCGAAAGAAGATTTTTTACCTGTAATCGTCTTACATGGACATGTTTGTTTCCTTAGCTCCTTTGTATCCGCCTCCAACACCCCATTTCCAGAGCATCTATTTTTCTCCTTTCAGATGTCCGTGTTGTTCAGGAGTCAGCGCTATAAAGGAAAATACCAtatggggcccgtggcaaattcttttgatggggccctatcagtgaaaatcgtttaattttaataatcttcgagattttcagcgtactcaattacacgttgtatatgtcccactaatggccataggcctcctctcttcggcgagagggaatggtccatagtccccacgctagcccctctcgggtcgggggcccgtgtcATTTTgtcagccctgccaccctattgttacgccactggcgatgacgtcatacctTGACACGCGCTAACGAAGCTAAGCTTCCGTCAGTCAGTGGTGAGACTTATCGAGGATCCTTACTTTAGGTTGGaggagttatttttatattaaataaaataaaataatatttaaaaaatattattcgtaTGTTTTTCCACAAATTTCTCGTTAAGTAAAAttcatatcaaaataaattttgatatgaattttatattgttcatAAATTTTGGTTATACAATGAGAAAAAAAGTTCAATGTAAccatacaatttatatacgtgcattttaatttaactaaatcatTGCTATGCGTCGTctcgtgtttttttttactacatACATTTGTCGCAGTTGGAGATACGGAGGGGCAACTATCAATGTACTCGTTGGACACTCTGCGACACCCTTCTACCGTTAAAGCGTCCAGCTCGAAGCTCAACTCGGGGTTAGTATGAGGGGGTTAGAACCCACTTTTGAAGATTAAATTGTTACATAAATAAGACAAGTAAAAGCGAAACAACTGTAGTTTGGGTTTTTAACTACAATCTATCTTTCTGAATAGTTTTGACCcccaataatttataaaaaaatctatcatTGTTAATTCTCAAAGTTCACTCacatatatagattataggcattaaaaaaaatgattttgacgTAGTACTAGTGAACTGAATCACGTTGGTACTCTACCATTTTAGTGGTACATCAAAGAAGCGTGGAAGTCTGAGCGCACGCAGTAAAGGATCCATCGAAAAGACTGTCCACGTGCCGCGACGAAAACGGAGTCCTAGGTAACTGTCAGTCTAGTTTTTTTTCCATAAACTGACAACAAACTCAATTTCTATTTAAGCTATAACTCAATTggcacaaatataatatacccCTACAGCACTAGCTGTAGgggtatattatatttgtgccAATTTTAACCACTAGGTGACTAATAAGGCGCGTCATAAATAAGGAATTCTTAgaaacttatataaattaccttCTGTTTTTTTGCCTTTTGGtcataaagtaatttaatatgtgtttttattaccatatatttaaagaacagAAATGTATGTTCTTGTTCAAAGATCGCGACGCCCGCTAATGCGTGACCCTCAAGCCGGAGCACCCAAACCGAAGAGAAAAATTGACAAAGATCTGGATGTTCCAACTCTCGTTGAAACAGTGGCACCAGTgagtatattaatatgttttaaagtaagatatttaaatatgttacatTTTTCACCAGCGATAGGAAtactattttttgtaatatattatagaatcgcaaataaattttgacttAATTTCTGGTGTTGCCAGTGCGCCTCAAGTCACATAAGTCGTGACCCCAGTCCGAACTTAAAGGATCTCACCAAAGGTAAAGAATCTCCAAGGTCACCGAAAAAAGTGGCCAAAAGGcttaagaaagaaaaaactcCCAGAAGAAGCTCGAAGTCACCTAAGAGAAGCATAACAAAATCAACCGGGAAACAATCTGTTATTTTAGATAAACAATTAGACTCTAAAGAAACACATGAGCCACCTAAGGTGCCGATGTTGATACAATTACAAGAAACTGAGACTCCAAAAAAAGAAGTAGAAACACCGAAAAAGGAAACAGAGATGATTAAAAAAGATACAGCCACACTTACAAAAGTTAATGAATCTCAGAGGAGGGGCATGACAACGCCTAAAAAGGAAACTCCTCGAAAAATTTCGACGCCTCGTAGTGATCTAACTGTAACTAAGAAACAAGTCACACCTAGAAAAGAAATCAATCGGCGGAATACACCTCGATTAGAAAATGTGACCAAGGAAGAACCTATACCACCCGAGAAACTTAGAACATCTCGCACACCCAGAACTATGAACATGGGTGGAGGAGAGAAAGAGTTGGAAGAAGAGATAAAAGATACATCAAAGAGAGATGAGATTAGAGACACACCGAGGAAAGAAGGAAGTAAAGGTACAGCGAGAAAAGGTGAAACTAGAGATACACCGAGGAAAGAAGATGCAGACAGAGACATAAGGGTAagttattttcaaattattgtaTTGCAGACTGAGTTGTATCTGTAATTTGATTCACTTAAAGTAAACTAATGATTAAAAACCATAAACCGTGGCTAAGTAATTTTGcgtataaaaatcatattgaATTTGTGTCCAAATAGTTTTATTCACAAATACACTTTTATGCGAAACGAATATTACTGTAAAAGAGTAATTTAAAGCAAATTAATCACGACAATAATCGTTCATATGAAGATGTATCTTGTATgatattagaataaaataaaaaaaatataatttaaataaaaaacgtggtttattgtaaaacaaaTGTCGAAAAGCGTTCACAAACTACGCGTCTAACGCAGTATTTGTATGATGAAAGCCCACAAAAGCATCACAGTgaattaatgatatttaataaatatatttacaatgtcTTTGCGTATATTCCGAATATATTCAAAACCTGAGAGAgcacgtttttttaatataaaaatagatttctgTCATTTTACTACACACCAAGATAAATAggaattttaaacataattgtttgtattttaaaatgcactTTAAAATAGCTTGATCGGGCAGTGAGTCTGCGTATAGTAATCGTAGGGTTGCGtgcattatataatatagattattgTGTATGCGCCTACGTAAA contains these protein-coding regions:
- the LOC125049040 gene encoding protein ANTAGONIST OF LIKE HETEROCHROMATIN PROTEIN 1-like, encoding MLLATMFKSIQVVHTPVCVKMLPEEVVLLCSLYQMYRISNKKKRKRWWIRNYLLQRENLMSDLRMTDGSFCNFTRMSKSDFEHLLEMIGPSIAKRETNIRQPVSPQTRLAITLRYLATGDSYSSLSYTFRVSKQLISKIIPDVCQELINSLAGYVKVPSSEQEWKQISREFEIRWNFPHCIGAIDGKHVMIVAPNNSGSEYYNYKNQFSMVLMAIADGNYNFIYANYGAKGRSSDSGIFQETPFYNALLENSLKLPRPEPITQGGTEMPYVIVGDSAFALTENIMKPYPGIHERGNKKRIFNYRLSRARRIIENVFGILCVVFRVFTKPIPLKPANCELVVIACVYLHNFLRRNSVSRSIYTPPQTFDFEDSEGNLLEGSWRRELSSFPMIDLQRRGRPASQSALCIREQFADYFITPEGRVPWQNNVA